One genomic region from Rosa rugosa chromosome 1, drRosRugo1.1, whole genome shotgun sequence encodes:
- the LOC133714360 gene encoding uncharacterized protein LOC133714360: MVTALAAITLACLVHPGLGLLVLLLSHALCCHTALCSFISQPCSHAQRHELFDYKKDGNGGPDKLTFKRDGDHDYPTFVSLFQIILMSGISKNALEELSSERSSDDRIPLIYAISLGLPSLKTPLIHDNWWSMEFH; encoded by the exons ATGGTTACAGCACTTGCTGCAATTACTTTAGCATGCTTGGTTCATCCAGGTTTGGGTCTACTTGTTCTCTTGCTCTCTCATGCTTTGTGCTGTCATACTGCTCTTTGCAG CTTCATTTCGCAGCCATGCAGTCATGCACAAAGACATGAATTATTTGATTATAAGAAAGACGGAAATGGTGGGCCTGACAAACTTACATTCAAACGTGATGG AGATCATGACTATCCTACTTTTGTATCCCTCTTCCAAATTATCTTGATGAGTGGGATAAGCAAGAATGCTTTAGAGGAGCTGTCATCTGAAAGAAGTTCTGATGATCGCATACCCCTTATATATGCAATATCATTAGGTTTGCCATCCTTAAAAACACCGCTCATTCATGACAATTGGTGGTCCATGGAATTCCACTAA
- the LOC133727137 gene encoding ethylene-responsive transcription factor ERF017, protein MVKQTIGKPSERSDAKYKGVRKRKWGKWVSEIRLPNSRERIWLGSYDTPEKAARAFDAALFCLRGRTAKFNFPDNPPDISGGRSLSPAEIQAEAARFANNEANPPPPPPPPPQVPRSHSDLSMSEQQTESPSVSEGSGTLVMDSDFSVTVNQNNDQSFLDLFRTFGSGNYATEYGLFPGFDDLNGQFFSPAPQTPAVDYAEENLAQESFLWNF, encoded by the coding sequence ATGGTGAAGCAGACCATCGGGAAGCCATCGGAGCGAAGCGACGCCAAGTACAAAGGTGTTCGGAAGCGCAAGTGGGGCAAATGGGTCTCCGAGATCCGCCTACCCAACAGCCGCGAACGCATCTGGTTGGGCTCCTACGACACCCCCGAGAAAGCGGCGCGTGCCTTCGACGCGGCTCTGTTCTGCCTCCGCGGCCGCACCGCCAAGTTCAACTTCCCCGACAACCCTCCAGACATCTCCGGCGGCCGCTCCCTCTCCCCCGCCGAGATCCAGGCCGAGGCCGCCAGGTTCGCCAATAACGAGGCGAACCCTCCGccgcctccgccgccgccgccgcaggTCCCGAGGAGCCACTCCGATCTTTCCATGTCGGAGCAGCAGACGGAATCCCCGTCTGTCTCGGAGGGGAGTGGGACCCTCGTCATGGACAGTGACTTTAGCGTGACGGTGAACCAAAACAACGACCAGTCGTTTTTGGACTTGTTTAGAACGTTCGGGTCGGGTAACTACGCGACGGAGTATGGATTGTTCCCGGGTTTTGACGATCTCAACGGTCAGTTTTTCAGTCCGGCACCTCAAACGCCAGCCGTTGATTACGCCGAGGAGAATTTAGCTCAGGAGTCGTTCCTATGGAATTTCTAA